In the genome of Lactuca sativa cultivar Salinas chromosome 3, Lsat_Salinas_v11, whole genome shotgun sequence, the window TTTTCTATTACTTCCAAATCTAATCCAGACAACAAGCATTTGATGCTGCCCAACTCGGCTAACTGAAAAGTTATTCGAAAGTTTCACTAACTCATTTCTCAAATTTGCATTGTACGATCAAAGCTAGGGCTCTTTGCTAATATCAAATGATCACTTCTTCTTGAATTTCCCTCAAATTTGTTGTTTTAAGCTTGTGATTCAAATTTGCATTGTACGATCAAAGTTATTCCCAAATTTCTCCTTGTGATCCCCTGCTCTTGAATTGTTCTTGTTTTCAGAGCACTTGCAAATCTTACATTCATCAACCTTCCAAATCTATCCGACAATATCATATgcttttagggaaaatatggatCTGAGCAGACACGATTTCTCTTAAAATTTGTGTTTAGTTTTTGCAATTGATGATTCGGACACTACGTTTTGTTGCTTGTCTCAAATTGTGTGATCTCAGGAGCAACTCCAAGAGGATGGATTATAGTGGCGGTGATGAATTTGAAGACGCTGGAACACGAACCTCTCTTTTTTCAATCACGGATGCATTTGAGGAAATTTTGAATCTGATTATAGATGGAAGAAATGGCTATTTTCCTGTTTTGAAATTAAATCCATTTTGTGATGCGTGTTCTTTCGTTTCTGTGCTCGTCATTCACAATCCTCTATTTGGTTTTCAGGTGCGTGATCTAGAAGAAGCATTAGAACGCTATGTGAGTTTAAGCAGTGTAGTTGATTATGATGTAAAATGGAAGACAGTGAAGTCACGTGGTAGCCATACTCATAATCTTCGCAGAGTTAGACGGGGTCTTGACCTAATTCGAGAATCATTCCAGGATTTTCTATAAAACAAGTATGTTCTTATGACTTTTTACACATGATTGTATTTATTAATTCTAGTGTTGTTATTTATTGCACATTCTTGTGGTATGATTCAACGATTATTCCCTAAAAGATGCAGCTTCATCAGCTTATCAACAAGTGTGTGCGCCATATCATTCATGGGCTGTTAGAACTGCATTTTCTGCATGAATATGTGCTCTTCCATCAAGGGAACAACTTTTGCTGAATTCAAATGAAACTGGTTAGTCATggaaatctttttattttttaatacaaTCTTGGGAAATGAGGTCAAATTTGATTCAGAAGTAAGACTGTTGTTGACCAGCCTAATGTTGCTGACATGGCACATGgaaatgagattggtaagttgaCTAAACTCTAAAGGCTCGTTTCTTTTTAACTAATGTCAAACAACTTAAACATAAAAAAGTAAAACTTTAATAAGTTTATAAGGCATATaagatgtttgatgaaatgcttgaGAGAGAAGTCATCTCATATTTGTAAATTACAATTATCAAATGAGTGTTGTTGCTCATCTTAATTGATAATCCTTACTGTAATTTGTGATTGTGTCAGCAGGAAGCTCTGATATGCCTATTTCTTCAAAGAAATTAAATCTACCTTCGGTTGTTGACACTGGAATCAGAACTGTAAGGTTTGACTTTTAAGACTTTTTTTTTCAACCAGATTAGTTGATAAGTTATTACACTTATGACAAGGCTTCTATAAAATACAATGGGAGAGAAGCAAACAACTTTGCACCAGTTTCGTATGAGGGCGGAATGGCTCTTTTGACTGGTAGTAGAGGTACTAAATTACTATGTTAGACTAgctcatataaatatataaataaattgcatcctaattaccatatttatgttttatgtgtaTGTTTTGTGTTTTTTGTCCCACACTCCCACTATTTAATTAGAACCTATTATTATATTTGTTTATGAAAATAAGACTCCTATTAAATCTAGATCCTTGGAATTTTATAAGTAATTGAAGTTAGTCAACTTTCCATGCTTTTTCATATTAGAAGTTTAAAACCAAATTAAAGctacaataagaaatattaaagTTGTAACTTAATTAAAACTGAATCActgttttgattataacttttgtGATAAAATTtgacatattacttatatattaagtattttcttgAACTTTGATTTTGGACATGTGCATTCACTGATTGGAGGATTTTGTGCATCACCTGTTAACTTCCATGCTAAAAATAGATCAGGCTACAAGTTCTTAGGAGACCTTGTGCTGCAACTTGACAAACTGAACCCTTAGGTGTAAATGACTTAATTGCCCTTCTTTATCTTTCTTCATTTGAGTCGAAccaaaatcagatttttaaaacaCCCTTGTAAAGAATTTTGCAATAGGGCTGGATGCAAGATGTTGCAATTGCATCATTCTTGTATCTAACACTTTTACAATACGAATCTTCCGGGGTTGGttgaaattaccattttacccttttcttgaTCCAGGTGGCGTCTAGGATGGTTTCAGCCTTTTCTAGATGGAAGAGGTATGATGATACCTACCAAAACCTTGCCAAGGTAACGAATCTTGATCTTTAATTATCATATGCTTTAATAAACAAAAAGAAATTGAAAGTATTACCCTTCAACCTTAGAGAGAATCTAGAAAGAGCCCAAAAGGAGACAAAGGAGCTTAGAGAGAATTTACCCTTGGTTTTTCATGAAACTGGAGTTCGAGGGAGAGCTATGGACGATTTGGTTAGATGATGATTTATACAGGCGATTCTTGAAAACTTTATATTGCATTTTTTAATCTAATTCTTTATAAGGGACTCATAAAATTCTTACTTTTGCAAGTGTGTTTTGGACATTTTTTAATCTAATTCTTTATGTATTTATCAAGTATTCGATTTTAATGaactaaaatttatttatttttatatttatttttgcacttatattgatatgtatatgtgcTTGTGTGTAGGCCGGTGTCAAAAAGCTTGCAAATGTTCACTTTCCCTCATTTGACCACTCACATTTTGCACAAGTATTTGCAACTAACATTCCTTGTTTTATTCTTCTATTAATTATATTAGCATATTAATTTTTTGGCTTTTATTTAATCAGGTCACAAGAATTATCGGAGCAGGGctcattagtcttaaagaattatgaaaggcaagatgcaactctacttagttggaatttgatgtttatcACCTTTGTGTATATCTTTTTAGTTTGTATAGCATTACTTTGCAGAAGGTCTCCCTTGATacgcaatgtagtattaggttatatagttagggaaaacctcttaataacaatgtataaTTAGATCCCCTTAATATCAATGTACTATAATTTTTTGAGATGATGTTATTGggtgaaattgattgttttggcatatatttgtttaaatatttttgtattatgcgtaaatTAGTATCATAAAGACGCATCGTAAATGCATATCGTAAATGGTTactgaagtttatgacacgcaaatgcg includes:
- the LOC111877646 gene encoding uncharacterized protein LOC111877646 → MKLPNVADMAHGNEIAGSSDMPISSKKLNLPSVVDTGIRTVRWRLGWFQPFLDGRGMMIPTKTLPRPVSKSLQMFTFPHLTTHILHKSQELSEQGSLVLKNYERQDATLLSWNLMFITFVYIFLVCIALLCRRSPLIRNVVLGYIVRENLLITMYN